In Coturnix japonica isolate 7356 chromosome 7, Coturnix japonica 2.1, whole genome shotgun sequence, one DNA window encodes the following:
- the LOC107316860 gene encoding cytochrome P450 27C1, with protein MSFLTRVLTTKYKQTLEAERTYFQHTLFASRFQQAAGLSGGQSLEVRSGAGNKAARPGELLEPNPQLGRVKSLHEMPGPNTLYNLYEFFWKDGFGRIHEIQQKHTQEYGKIFKSHFGPQFVVSIADRDMVAQVLRSEGRAPQRANMESWQEYRDLRGRATGLISAEGEQWLKMRSVLRQKILKPKDVAVYSGGVNEVVTDLIKRIHTLRSQEEDGETVTNVNNLFFKYSMEGVATILYECRLGCLENNVPQQTVEYIEALELMFSMFKTTMYAGAIPRWLRPFIPKPWREFCRSWDGLFKFSQIHVDNKLKSIQSQLDQGEEVNGGLLTYLLVSKELTLEEIYANMTEMLLAGVDTTSFTLSWAIYMLAKHPEVQQRVYEEIISKLGKDQAPVARDVPKLPLIRAVLKETLRLYPVLPGNGRVTQKDLIVGGYLIPKGTQLALCHYTTSYSEENFPMANEFRPERWLRKDNLDRVDNFGSIPFGYGIRSCIGKRVAELEIHLALIQLLQNFEIKVSPKTEPVHAKTHGLLTPGGSINVRFSDRK; from the exons atGTCTTTCCTCACGAGAGTCCTGACAACGAAATACAAGCAGACACTTGAAGCCGAGAGGACTTACTTCCAGCACACGCTTTTTGCCAGCAGGTTTCAGCAGGCGGCCGGGCTGTCGGGCGGTCAGTCCCTGGAggtgcggagcggagcggggaaCAAAGCGGCTCGGCCgggggagctgctggagcccaACCCGCAGCTGGGCAGGGTGAAGAGCTTACACGAAATGCCCGGACCCAACACCCTCTACAATCTCTATGAGTTCTTCTGGAAGGACGGTTTCGGCCGCATTCATGAGATCCAG CAAAAACACACTCAGGAATATGGAAAGATCTTCAAGTCTCACTTTGGTCCCCAGTTTGTTGTATCCATTGCAGATCGAGATATGGTTGCTCAAGTGCTCCGGTCAGAAGGTAGAGCACCACAGAGAGCTAACATGGAATCGTGGCAGGAATACAGAGACTTACGAGGAAGAGCTACAGGACTAATTTCAGC agagGGGGAACAGTGGCTAAAAATGAGAAGTGTACTGAGGCAAAAGATTCTGAAACCCAAAGATGTGGCAGTTTACTCTGGAGGAGTCAATGAAGTCGTCacagatttaattaaaagaatccACACCCTCAGAAGTCAAGAGGAAGATGGGGAAACAGTGACCAATGTTAATAATCTTTTCTTCAAGTACTCAATGGAAG GTGTGGCTACTATTCTGTATGAATGCAGGTTGGGCTGCCTGGAAAACAACGTCCCACAACAGACTGTTGAATATATCGAGGCTCTGGAGTTGATGTTCAGTATGTTTAAGACCACTATGTATGCGGGTGCTATTCCCAGATGGCTTCGTCCATTTATTCCTAAACCCTGGAGAGAATTCTGCAGATCCTGGGATGGACTCTTCAAATTCA GTCAAATCCACGTTGACAACAAACTGAAGTCTATTCAGTCTCAACTGGACCAAGGAGAAGAAGTGAATGGTGGGCTGCTTACGTATCTCCTCGTGAGTAAGGAGCTTACTTTGGAGGAGATTTATGCCAATATGACTGAAATGCTCCTGGCAGGAGTGGACACA aCTTCTTTTACTTTGTCCTGGGCAATATATATGTTGGCAAAGCACCCTGAAGTTCAGCAACGTGTTTATGAGGAAATAATCAGTAAATTGGGGAAAGACCAAGCTCCTGTTGCTCGTGATGTGCCCAAGTTGCCTTTGATTagagctgtgctgaaggaaaCTCTGAG gttATATCCAGTATTGCCAGGAAATGGAAGAGTGACACAGAAAGACCTGATTGTTGGAGGATACCTAATACCTAAAGGG acGCAGCTGGCACTATGTCATTACACTACTTCATACAGCGAAGAGAATTTTCCAATGGCCAATGAGTTCCGGCCCGAGCGCTGGCTGCGGAAAGATAATCTGGACAGGGTAGACAACTTCGGTTCCATCCCCTTTGGTTACGGCATTCGAAGTTGTATTGGAAAACGAGTTGCAGAACTGGAAATTCATCTTGCACTGATCCAG TTGCTTCAGAATTTTGAGATTAAAGTTTCTCCCAAAACTGAACCAGTTCATGCCAAAACCCATGGACTTTTGACTCCTGGAGGCTCCATCAATGTGAGATTTTCCGACAGAAAGTGA